A stretch of DNA from Euzebyales bacterium:
TGCGAGCCTGCCTGGGCCGTTGTGAGCGGAGCGAGGGACGAGCCGCCGCGAGCAGGTCACCGTCCGGCGGAGCCGGTCCACAGCCGTCGGCAAGACCAGGCCCTGCGACGTCTCGGCCCGGCGAAGCCGGTTCCCGGAGCGGCGGTGCGGCACACTACGGGGAGACATGCCAACGCACGTGTGGTACGCCAGCTACGGCTCGAACCTGTCCCGGCGCCGGTTCGAGCGCTACCTGCACGGCGGCACGCCGGCCGGCGGACGCCGCCGCTACCCGGGCGCGCGCGACCGCACGCTCCCGACCGACGACCGCCCCTTCCACCTGCCCTGGCGGCTGCGCTTCGGCGGTGCGTCACGCACGTGGGGTGGCGGCATGGCCTTCGTCGACGTGACGGCGCGGGGGCGGACCCTGGCACGCATGTACCGGCTGCGCGCCGGTCAGTTCGCCGACGTCCACGCCCAGGAGAACGGCGGGGACGTCCTGCCGACCGACATCGACGCCCTGCCACCCGGCACGCCGGTGCGTGCCGGTGGCGGCAACTACCCGGTGGTCCTGTGCTGCGGTCGCATCGATGGCGAGCCGATCGTGACGTTCACGTCCGACACGCTGCCGCGACGCGCGGCGCCGGCGCCCGTGTACCTGCGCACGATCGCCGCCGGCCTGGCCGAGTCCCACCGCCTCGGTCCCGAGGCGATCGCCCGCTACCTGCGTCGCGCACCGACCGTGCGCGCCGCCTATGACGAGGACGCCCTCACGGTCGTGGCCTGCGCGGGCGCCGCCGCCGCGATCGTGCCGCCACCCAGGCACTCGTCGCCGTCGTAGACCACGACCGCCTGTCCGGGCGCCACCCCGACGGGCCGTTCAGCGTGGAAGTCCACGCGCACCCCGTCGCCGTCCGGCGTCACCATGGCGGGCAGCGGGCGGGACCGGTAGCGGACCTGGGCGGCGAGGCCGTCCCGGCCTGGCGGCGCGCCGGCGACCCACGACACATCGGTGGCGCGCACCGCGACGGTCTCGAGCGCCGTTCGGGGACCGACGTGCACGTCGTCGCCGCGGATCGCGGTGACGTACAGCGGCTCGGCGCTGCCGGCGACGCCCAGCCCCCGTCGCTGGCCGATCGTGAACCGGTAGGCGCCGTCGTGACGGGCCGCCTCGCGGCCGTCGGGACCGATCACCGGCCCGGGACGGCTGCCCAGCCGCGGCCGCAGGAAGCCGGACACGTCGCCGGACGGGATGAAGCAGATGTCGTGGCTGTCGGGCTTGCGCGCCGTGATCAGCCCGCGCTCGGACGCCATGCGTCGCAGCGCGGGCTTCGTGTGCTCCCCGACCGGCCAGCAGGTGTGGGCCAGCTGCTCCTGGGTCGCCATGTACAGGACGTACGTCTGGTCCTTGTCCCGGTCGGCGGCCCGGTGCAGGCGCCAGCGACCTTCGACGTGACGCAGGCGCACGTGGTGCCCGGTGGCCAGGGCGTCGAAGCCCATCGCGCGGGCCCGCTGCAGCAGCGCGGCGTACTTCACGCGTTCGTTGCAGCGCACGCAGGGGTTGGGTGTGCGCCCCGCGGCGTACTCGGCGACGAAGTCGTCGACCACCCTGGCCCGGAACGGGGTGGACAGGTCCCACACGTAGTAGGGGATGCCGAGGACGTCGGCGACGCGACGGGCGTCCCGCGCATCGTCGAGCGTGCAGCAGCCCCTACCGGGCAGACCCGACGGCGTGTCGGCCATCTTCAGGTGAACGCCCGTGACGTCGTGGCCCTGCTCCACGAGCAGCGCCGCGGCCATCGACGAATCGACGCCGCCCGACATCGCCACGAGCATGCGCATGACCTCACGATACGCGTGCCGGCCGGCACGGACATCGCCGACCGATGGCCGAGGTGCCCGGAGGGCACGGCGATCGCGCCGCCGTGCGTCAGCCCGTCTCGGGCAGCGCGAGCGTCAGCGCGTCGTCGGACGCGGGAGCGGGGCGTCGCTGCTCGCTCGCAGGATGCTCGACGAGGGCGATCACGCGACTGGCCATGAACCGTGCGGTGCGCACCACCGTGCCGCCGCGGGTCAGCTCGACGACCTCCACGACGCTGCGGCTCGTCGACACATCGACCCGCCGCCCCGCGCGCGTGGCGACGACGTCGAAGGTCTGGACCCCGTCTCCGGTGTCGACCACGATCTCGACCCGATCACCACGCATGCCACCATCTTGACACTGATCGAACGCATGTTCCAGTGCCGATCCGGCCCGATCAGGCCAACCGTGCCGAATCGGCACCGCAGCGCGCCTACACGAAGCCCCCGCCGTGATCGCGGAGGTGCTTGATCGCGTCGCGGATGATCGGGATCGCGCGCTCGACGTCGTCGGGCGTCGTCGTCCGTCCGCAGGTCAGGCGGACGTGCGCGCTGTCGGCCGCCGCGTCGATCGCTTCCAGCACGTGGCTGGGCGCGGCCGCGCCCGACTGGCACGCCGACCCGGCGGACGCGCACACCCCGCCGGCGTCGAACGCCGCCATCAGCGCCTCGCCGTCGCAGCCGGCGACCGCGAGGTGGACGTTGTGTGGCAGGCGGGCGGTCGGGGATCCGTTCAGCGTGACGCCGTCGATGACGCACAGCCCGTCGATGAGCATGTCGCGCAGCGCACGCAGCCGCGGCACCTCGACATCGACGTCGGCCATCGTGAGCTCGGCCGCCGCACCACACCCGACGATCGCGGGGGCGTTGAACGTCCCCGACCGCACCCCACGCTCCTGTCCACCGCCGTGCAGGACCGGTGTGGCCGGCACGGTGCGTCGCAGCACGAGCACCCCGACGCCCTTGGGACCGTTGAACTTGTGCGCCGACAGGGACAGGGCGCCGATGTGCCAGTCGTCGATGCGCAGCGGCGTCCGGCCGAACGCCTGCACGGCATCGGTGTGCAGGCACACGTCCCGCCCGGCGAGCGCCGGCCCGATGACGTCCAGCGGCTGCACCGTGCCGAGCTCGTTGTTGGCGGCCATGACCGACACGAGCACCGTGCGATCGGTCACCGCGTCGACCACGCGGTCGGGATCGACGACGCCGTCGGCGCCGGCCGGGACGACGGTCACCTCGAAGCGCTGGGCGTCACGCATCCAGCTGACCGAGTCGAGCACGGCATGATGCTCGATCGCCGTGGTCACCAGGTGGTTGCCGCGTCCGGCGTCGTGGGCCGCCCACGCGATCCCCTTGACCGCCTGGTTGTCGGACTCGGTGCCACCCGAGGTGAACAGGACGTCGAGCGGATGGACGTCGAGCGCGATCGCGACCTGCTCGCGGGCGCGCTCTACGGCCGCACGGGCGGCGCGTCCGGCCTGGTGGACCGACGACGGGTTGCCGTAGCCGTCCTCGAGCACCGGCAGCATCGCGGCGAGCACCTGCGGCGCGAGCGGCGTCGTCGCCGCGTGGTCCAGGTAGATCATGTTCCCACGCTACGCGCTCGGCCCGCCCCGCCGACAGTGTCGATCATGAGGACGTAGCCGTGCAGTTCGACGTCGGGTTGTGGACGCCAGTCGCGGTCGGGTGCACGCAGGAACCCAAGCCGCCGGTAGAGGCGCTGGGCCGACGTCATCTCGGCCGTGCTGTGCAGCACGATCCTGCCGCGTCGGGTCGCGATCGCCCTGACGATGCACGCGTCGACCAGCGCGGCACCGACGCCGGCGCGCTGCGCAGCCGGGTCCACCGCCAGCATGCGGATCCCGGCCCCGTCGGCGTCGTCGAACTCGGCGTAGGCGTTGTCGCGGTCCGGCACGTAGGTCACGGCGCCGACGATGTGGGAGTCCCGCACCGCCACGAGCACCTCCGCCGCCGCCGCGCGTCCGGCGACGTCGACCAGCTCGTCCCGGTACGGCCCGACGTCCAGCCCGAGCTGCGCGTACGCTGCGACGGTGAGCTCGGCCACGCGGTCGTGCTCGTGGTTGCGGACGCGTCGGACGATCGGCGCGGCGTCCACGCTCAGCTGGTGCGTTGCTCGATCTCGTCGATCAGTGCGGGGATGACCTTGTGCAGGTCCCCCACGACGCCGAAGTCGGCGATCGAGAAGATCGGTGCATCACCATCGGTGTTGATCGCGGCGATGAGCTGGGAGGTCTGCATGCCCGCCCGGTGCTGGATCGCACCCGAGATGCCCGACCCGATGTACAGCTGCGGCGCCACCGTCTTGCCGGTCTGCCCGATCTGGTGCTGGTGCGGGTACCAGCCCGCGTCCGTCGCGGCCCGCGACGCACCCACCGCACCGCCCAACGCATCCGCCAACCGCTCGATCAGTCGGAACCCCTCGGCGTCGCCCAGGCCCCGACCGCCCGCCGCGATGATCGACGCCTCGGTCATCTCCGGACGGTCTCCGGAGGACTGCTCGACCACCTCCACGACCTCCATCGCCCGCGCCGCGTCGTCCACCGCCACGTCGAGCACATCGACCTCGGCGGGGCCACCTCCGGCGGCCTCCCCCGCGAACGCGTTCGCCTTGACGCCGATGCATGCCAGCCGGCCCGGCTTGACCCGGCACCTCGAGATCATGTCACCGCCGAAGATGGCCTTGGTCGCGACCGGGCCGCCCGCGTCGTCGGAGGCGAGATCGACCGCGTCGGTGATCACGCCCGCCTCTCGGGCGACCGCGACCGTCGCGACCACGTCGGTGATGAACGGATCCGCCGGGTACAGCAGCGTCTCGGCTCCGGATGCGTCGAGCGCCGCTGCCACCACCGCAGCCTGCGGGCGCGTCGCGTATGCCGTCACCACGGGATCGTCGAACACGTGCACCGTCGACCCGCCGAACGCACCCACCTGGTCGGCGACGTCGGCCGCACCCGGCCCCCATGCCACGGCGTGCACGTCGTCGGCCAGCCCACGCGCCGCCGTAAGGATCTGACCCGAGACCTTGCCGAGGGTCCCCGCGTCGTGCTCGACCACCACCAGCGTCGTCATGACGGCTGCCTCCTACAGGATCTTCTGCTCGACCAGCCAGTCGGCGAAGGCCTTCGCGCCCACCTCGCCGGACCCGTCATCGGCGACGATGCGGCCCGCGTCCTTCGGCGGCCGCGGAGCGATGTCCACGACGGCCGTGGCCGACCCGTCCAGGCCGACCTGTGTCGCCGGGACATCGATCGCAGCCAGGTCGCGCACGTCGATCGTCTTCTTCTTGGCCGCCATGATCCCCTTGAACGTCGGATAGCGCGGCTCGTTGATCGCCTCGACCACCGACACCACCACCGGCGCGGTCGCCCGCACCACCTGGTAGCCCGCAGGCGTCTCGCGGTGCGCGGTGACGACATCGCCGTCAATCTCCAGGTGTCGTGCGAACGTCAACGCCGGCAGCCCGAGGTGGGCGGCCAGCATGGCCGGCACCAGCATGGTGCGCGCATCCGACGACTGGTTGCCCATCAGGATCAGGTCGAACTCCTGACCCGCGAGCGCGGCTGCCAGCACCCGCGCCGTCGCGGCGGCGTCCGACCCCGACAGCGCAGGATCCGTGATCTGGATCGCACCGTCCAGGCCGTACGACAGCGCCTTGCGCACGGTCGACCCCGCCTCGTCCGGGCCCATGCACAGCGCGACGATCTCGGTGTCGGGCGTGCGCTCGGCGATCTGCAGCGCCTCCTCGATCGCCCACTCGTCGTTGGCGTTGAGCACGGGATCCGAACGGTCCCGATCCACCGTGTGATCGTCCGGATCAACCCGCTTGGTCGCGGCGGTGTC
This window harbors:
- the mnmA gene encoding tRNA 2-thiouridine(34) synthase MnmA; this translates as MLVAMSGGVDSSMAAALLVEQGHDVTGVHLKMADTPSGLPGRGCCTLDDARDARRVADVLGIPYYVWDLSTPFRARVVDDFVAEYAAGRTPNPCVRCNERVKYAALLQRARAMGFDALATGHHVRLRHVEGRWRLHRAADRDKDQTYVLYMATQEQLAHTCWPVGEHTKPALRRMASERGLITARKPDSHDICFIPSGDVSGFLRPRLGSRPGPVIGPDGREAARHDGAYRFTIGQRRGLGVAGSAEPLYVTAIRGDDVHVGPRTALETVAVRATDVSWVAGAPPGRDGLAAQVRYRSRPLPAMVTPDGDGVRVDFHAERPVGVAPGQAVVVYDGDECLGGGTIAAAAPAQATTVRASSS
- a CDS encoding cysteine desulfurase family protein — protein: MIYLDHAATTPLAPQVLAAMLPVLEDGYGNPSSVHQAGRAARAAVERAREQVAIALDVHPLDVLFTSGGTESDNQAVKGIAWAAHDAGRGNHLVTTAIEHHAVLDSVSWMRDAQRFEVTVVPAGADGVVDPDRVVDAVTDRTVLVSVMAANNELGTVQPLDVIGPALAGRDVCLHTDAVQAFGRTPLRIDDWHIGALSLSAHKFNGPKGVGVLVLRRTVPATPVLHGGGQERGVRSGTFNAPAIVGCGAAAELTMADVDVEVPRLRALRDMLIDGLCVIDGVTLNGSPTARLPHNVHLAVAGCDGEALMAAFDAGGVCASAGSACQSGAAAPSHVLEAIDAAADSAHVRLTCGRTTTPDDVERAIPIIRDAIKHLRDHGGGFV
- a CDS encoding GNAT family N-acetyltransferase gives rise to the protein MDAAPIVRRVRNHEHDRVAELTVAAYAQLGLDVGPYRDELVDVAGRAAAAEVLVAVRDSHIVGAVTYVPDRDNAYAEFDDADGAGIRMLAVDPAAQRAGVGAALVDACIVRAIATRRGRIVLHSTAEMTSAQRLYRRLGFLRAPDRDWRPQPDVELHGYVLMIDTVGGAGRARSVGT
- a CDS encoding electron transfer flavoprotein subunit beta/FixA family protein, with translation MDRDRSDPVLNANDEWAIEEALQIAERTPDTEIVALCMGPDEAGSTVRKALSYGLDGAIQITDPALSGSDAAATARVLAAALAGQEFDLILMGNQSSDARTMLVPAMLAAHLGLPALTFARHLEIDGDVVTAHRETPAGYQVVRATAPVVVSVVEAINEPRYPTFKGIMAAKKKTIDVRDLAAIDVPATQVGLDGSATAVVDIAPRPPKDAGRIVADDGSGEVGAKAFADWLVEQKIL
- a CDS encoding electron transfer flavoprotein subunit alpha/FixB family protein is translated as MTTLVVVEHDAGTLGKVSGQILTAARGLADDVHAVAWGPGAADVADQVGAFGGSTVHVFDDPVVTAYATRPQAAVVAAALDASGAETLLYPADPFITDVVATVAVAREAGVITDAVDLASDDAGGPVATKAIFGGDMISRCRVKPGRLACIGVKANAFAGEAAGGGPAEVDVLDVAVDDAARAMEVVEVVEQSSGDRPEMTEASIIAAGGRGLGDAEGFRLIERLADALGGAVGASRAATDAGWYPHQHQIGQTGKTVAPQLYIGSGISGAIQHRAGMQTSQLIAAINTDGDAPIFSIADFGVVGDLHKVIPALIDEIEQRTS